From one Triticum urartu cultivar G1812 chromosome 3, Tu2.1, whole genome shotgun sequence genomic stretch:
- the LOC125545915 gene encoding succinate dehydrogenase subunit 4, mitochondrial-like, with translation MASRLLTRSKALALAAARADAAAPSPLAAAWGARALSALPRDPAAASPASSPRQPAVVSPLGLSKILGYEQASRLGGTRVLPRRFSTGASNGSSDQQTSKTIAGMVQSDALKSQEGASAKVAAFSPIEATISKPRSSPLTLESLKVRRTEMMTKVTFYMIPTLLLVSKNSISTSLLIASVYHQVYMFHKEILLDYVHHDITRKWALIYFKLLLLVMAKDTMVYFDLF, from the exons ATGGCGTCGCGATTGCTGACCAGATCCAAAGCCCTAgcgctcgccgccgcccgcgccgacgcggccgcgccgtcgccgctcgccgccgcctgGGGCGCCCGCGCGCTCTCCGCCCTCCCCCGCGATCCGGCGGCCGCATCCCCCGCCTCGTCGCCGCGGCAGCCGGCGGTGGTCTCGCCGCTCGGCCTCTCCAAG ATTCTAGGATATGAGCAGGCATCTCGACTCGGTGGCACACGCGTATTGCCTCGCCGGTTTTCTACTGGAGCCTCCAATGGATCTTCTGATCAGCAG ACCTCAAAGACAATTGCTGGGATGGTACAATCGGATGCACTGAAATCACAGGAGGGAGCCTCAGCGAAGGTCGCAGCATTCAGCCCCATTGAAGCAACCATTAGCAAACCTAGAAGCAGTCCATTGACACTCGAAAGCTTGAAAGTGAGGCGGACCGAGATGATGACAAAAGTCACGTTCTACATGATCCCGACTCTGCTCCTGGTGTCGAAGAACAGCATCAGCACTTCTCTCCTGATCGCGTCAGTGTACCATCAGGTCTACATGTTCCACAAGGAGATCCTCTTGGACTATGTCCACCACGACATCACCAGGAAGTGGGCCTTGATCTACTTCAAGCTGCTCTTGCTAGTCATGGCCAAGGACACGATGGTGTACTTTGATCTGTTCTAA
- the LOC125547166 gene encoding LOW QUALITY PROTEIN: DNA (cytosine-5)-methyltransferase DRM2-like (The sequence of the model RefSeq protein was modified relative to this genomic sequence to represent the inferred CDS: substituted 2 bases at 2 genomic stop codons) codes for MAFFLGWTSDSDDSDKFEWKIYGEAEPSWAPALRNIDAPGPSTLGSNRWANEETSSIYLIKAYVRMGFPKKMVVKGIKEIGHSDGNALLELLLTYKVFSFVPRIKCXDRXCQMQALEDDDDLDFENSDGDDDTGDTETDSNGSSDEFLREMSEKDEKIKSLVDMGFSEDEANMAITRCGDVDLWELVDSISASRITEDSHSRNLSDHQITDRCFDSFGGRKKARLMEESKKKRNRYGGRAQGNQPSLDGSHDEPMPLPNPMVGFNLPGYLQPSVTRILPKQDTGPPFFYYENVAQAPKGVWATISRFLYDIQPEFVDSKHLCATARKRGYIHNLPIENRSPLLPMPPKTIFEAFPHYKKWWPSWDLRTQLNCLRTNVASAKLTERIGRALASSDSPPARSVQKYVMNECRKGNLVWIGKNKVAPLEPEEMEYLLGFPKDHTRGLGITERYKSLGNTFQVDTVAYHLSVLKVMFPNGVNVLSLFTGIGGGEVALHRLGIHMKAVVSVEIRKANKRIFRGWWDQTQTGTLIEIDDVKSLTDDRIVSFVSRFGGFDLVIGGSPCNNLAGCNRYNRDGLEGEQSALFYHYFRILNAVKSAMARM; via the exons ATGGCTTTTTTCTTG GGATGGACAAGCGATAGCGATGATAGTGATAAGTTTGAGTGGAAAATTTATGGTGAGGCTGAACCATCATGGGCTCCGGCCTTGAGGAATATAGATGCTCCAGGCCCGTCCACACTT GGTTCTAATCGGTGGGCCAATGAGGAAACATCATCTATTTATTTAATCAAGGCATATGTGAGAATGGGTTTCCCAAAAAAGATGGTTGTGAAGGGCATCAAGGAGATTG GGCATAGTGATGGAAATGCATTGCTCGAGCTACTTCTCACATATAAGGTATTTTCCTTTGTGC CAAGGATCAAATGTTAGGATCGGTGATGTCAAATGCAGGCacttgaagatgatgatgatcttgatTTTGAGAATTCGGATGGTGATGACGACACTGGTGATACAGAGACCGACTCTAATGGTTCTAGTGACGAG TTTCTACGGGAGATGTCAGAGAAGGACGAGAAGATCAAATCATTAGTAGACATGGGCTTTTCTGAAGATGAAGCAAATATGGCTATTACAAGATGTG GTGATGTTGATCTATGGGAATTAGTTGATTCGATAAGTGCATCACGAATTACAGAAGATAGTCATTCCAGAAACTTATCTGACCACCAG ATCACAGATCGGTGCTTCGATTCATTTGGAGGGAGAAAGAAAGCAAGATTGATGGAAGAGAGCAAGAAAAAGAGGAACCGGTATGGAGGTAGAGCACAGGGAAATCAACCCTCCTTGGATGGTAGCCATGATGAACCAATGCCTCTCCCAAATCCAATGGTTGGGTTTAATTTGCCAGGTTATTTGCAACCATCAGTTACCAGAATACTTCCTAAACAAGATACTGGACCACCCTTTTTCTACTACGAAAATGTAGCCCAAGCTCCCAAAGGCGTATGGGCAACCATTTCAAGATTTCTTTATGACATTCAACCTGAGTTTGTGGATTCTAAGCATTTGTGTGCAACCGCAAGGAAAAGAGGCTACATCCATAATCTGCCAATTGAGAATAGATCACCTCTTCTTCCTATGCCTCCAAAGACCATATTTGAGGCATTTCCTCATTACAAGAAgtggtggccttcatgggacctgAGAACACAGCTCAATTGCTTGCGAACAAATGTCGCAAGTGCGAAGCTGACAGAACGGATCGGGCGTGCTCTTGCAAGCTCGGACAGTCCACCGGCTCGAAGTGTTCAAAAATATGTCATGAATGAGTGTAGAAAAGGGAATCTTGTCTGGATTGGAAAGAACAAGGTTGCTCCATTGGAGCCTGAAGAGATGGAATATCTACTCGGTTTCCCAAAGGATCACACAAGGGGACTCGGCATCACGGAGAGATACAAGTCTCTCGGCAACACATTTCAAGTTGATACAGTTGCTTACCACTTGTCAGTTTTGAAGGTCATGTTTCCCAATGGTGTTAATGTGTTGTCCCTATTCACCGGtattggaggaggagaggtagcTTTGCACAGGCTGGGCATCCACATGAAGGCGGTGGTTTCTGTAGAGATACGAAAAGCTAATAAGAGGATTTTTAGGGGTTGGTGGGATCAGACTCAGACAGGCACGCTCATTGAGATTGATGATGTAAAATCTCTGACTGATGATAGAATTGTATCATTTGTTAGTAGATTTGGCGGCTTCGACTTGGTAATTGGGGGCAGCCCATGTAACAATCTTGCCGGGTGCAACAGATACAACCGTGATGGGTTGGAGGGCGAGCAGTCTGCTTTGTTCTACCACTACTTCAGAATCTTGAACGCGGTCAAGTCAGCTATGGCGAGGATGTAG